One stretch of Argiope bruennichi chromosome 3, qqArgBrue1.1, whole genome shotgun sequence DNA includes these proteins:
- the LOC129963490 gene encoding proteasome maturation protein-like, with protein sequence MDLPSLKPKPDVAEKVQIKETGDFSVYNTMTDGFMSVRGQLCSPHALEQSEKKFKPNAEKMRLAYLQSCQGIHAPLRIIYEKNAVKKTQRLPFLPSSNIALETLEGRDEFIDFDDYIFTDPEEGIESIASPHMVMEKVLFSPKD encoded by the exons ATGGACCTCCCTTCACTTAAACCCAAACCAGATGTTGCTGAAAAAGTTCAGATTAAAGAAACTGGAGATTTTTCTGTGTATAATACCATGACTGATGg ATTTATGTCTGTTAGAGGCCAGTTGTGTAGTCCTCATGCTCTAGAACAAAGTGAAAAGAag ttcaaaCCTAATGCTGAAAAAATGAGATTGGCTTACCTGCAATCTTGTCAAGGAATTCATGCACCTTTAAGAATTATCTACGAGAAGAATGCTGTGAAAAAG ACTCAAAGACTCCCCTTTCTTCCAAGTTCTAATATAGCTTTAGAGACTCTTGAAGGGAGAGatgaatttattgattttgatgATTACATCTTTACTG ATCCCGAAGAAGGAATTGAATCAATTGCATCACCACATATGGTTATGGAAAAAGTATTGTTTTCTCCAAAGGATTAA